The genome window ACAGCGGCTCTGCGAGCTGCTCGCGGAGTTTTTCCGTCTCGCGCATCAAGCGCGCATTCTCCTGCGTGAGCTGCTCGAGTTCGGCATGCCATTGATACCGCTGTAGCAGGCTATGGCTGTCGAAAAACAGAATCCATAGCACGAGAAAGGCACCAGCGCCAACGAGCAACCAGCGGCGAAGGCTGGAAAGAGAAAGCGGAAAGGAGAGAGACATAGCCGTGCAGATGCTGCAGAAAAAACGCCCTGCGGCCACTTTGCGTTTGGCCGCAGGGTAGAAGTCGGTTAGGCCGATACGTGGAATGCATCGAGGCCGGGGTAACGTGCTGCTGTGCCCAGCTCTTCTTCTATACGGAGAAGCTGATTATATTTTGCGATCCGGTCGCTGCGGCTCGCCGATCCCGTTTTGATCTGTCCCGTACCGAGGGCAACGGCGAGATCCGCAATCGTTGTATCGGCTGTTTCACCGGATCGATGGCTTACGACGGCCGTGAAGTGGTGATCGTGCGCCCGCTGGATTGCGTCGATGGTCTCGGTAAGCGTCCCGATCTGGTTCGGTTTGATCAGGATGGAGTTCGCGCATCCCTCGTCAATACCACGCTGCAGGCGCGTCGTGTTGGTGACGAAGAGATCATCACCGACAAGCTGGACGCGGTCGCCGATGGCATCCGTAAGCTTGCGCCAGCCATCCCAATCGTCTTCGTCCATCGCATCTTCGATCGAAAGGATGGGGTAGCGATCGACCCAATCTGACCAGTAGGCAACCATGTCCTCTGCGGACCGCGGATTGTCGGGGTCACTTTTCCAGAAGACGTACTGACCGTCTTCATACATTTCCGCGGTGGCGGGGTCGAGGGCGATGAATACGTCCTCGCCTGCTGTGAATCCGGCTCGTTCCACAGCATCGAGAATGACCTCGATGGCCTCTTCGTTCGACCCCAGGTTCGGGGCGAATCCGCCCTCATCCCCGACGGCCGTGCCATAGCCACGATCGTGCAGAACCTTTTTGAGCGTGTGGAAGACCTCAGCCCCCATACGCAGTGCCTCCGCGAACGTATCTCCGCCGACGGGAGCAATCATGAACTCTTGCATGTCGACGCTATTGTCAGCGTGACGTCCGCCGTTGATGATATTCATCAGCGGGACGGGGAGCGTTCGAGCACCTGCTCCACCGAGATAGCGGAAGAGGGGGAGTCCAACGGTGGCCGCGGCCGCCTTTGCTGCTGCAAGGGAAACACCCAGCGTCGCGTTGGCTCCGAGGGCCGACTTGTTATCCGTACCGTCAATGTCAAGCAAGCGCTTATCGAGCGCGATCTGATTTAAGACGGACAGTCCGGCGATTTCAGAGGCTATCGTCGTGTTGACATTGGCAACCGCCGTGAGCACGCCCTTTCCCATGTATCGATCGGTATCGCCATCGCGAAGCTCGACGGCTTCGTACGCTCCAGTGGAGGCACCACTTGGAACAGCAGCGCGGCCGAGAACACCCTCGTCCGTAGTGACATCTACTTCGACGGTCGGATTCCCACGACTATCCAGGATTTGCCGGGCGGTAACACGTTGGATAGAGGCCATATGCGGAGCGTTTCTAGGTGGCAGAAGAGGATCAATACACGTGGAAGGTAAATACGGGATCGCCTCCTGAAAATACAAGCAGATCGGCTCTGATGCCCGGCTAACGAAGGGGTTTTCGTCGAACGCTCGTTTTCCCGGGTGTGCACCCGCCTTGTGCAACCGCTTTTTGCGCAGT of Longibacter salinarum contains these proteins:
- the eno gene encoding phosphopyruvate hydratase; translated protein: MASIQRVTARQILDSRGNPTVEVDVTTDEGVLGRAAVPSGASTGAYEAVELRDGDTDRYMGKGVLTAVANVNTTIASEIAGLSVLNQIALDKRLLDIDGTDNKSALGANATLGVSLAAAKAAAATVGLPLFRYLGGAGARTLPVPLMNIINGGRHADNSVDMQEFMIAPVGGDTFAEALRMGAEVFHTLKKVLHDRGYGTAVGDEGGFAPNLGSNEEAIEVILDAVERAGFTAGEDVFIALDPATAEMYEDGQYVFWKSDPDNPRSAEDMVAYWSDWVDRYPILSIEDAMDEDDWDGWRKLTDAIGDRVQLVGDDLFVTNTTRLQRGIDEGCANSILIKPNQIGTLTETIDAIQRAHDHHFTAVVSHRSGETADTTIADLAVALGTGQIKTGSASRSDRIAKYNQLLRIEEELGTAARYPGLDAFHVSA
- a CDS encoding FtsB family cell division protein, with the translated sequence MSLSFPLSLSSLRRWLLVGAGAFLVLWILFFDSHSLLQRYQWHAELEQLTQENARLMRETEKLREQLAEPLSDQTVEQIAREDYGMIRPGETVYRIERK